caggcctttgctgtccccccgtgtccgttccctgtccccgagtcccgcccggctctggcagcagcagcagccgcagcgcagggggcgccggcccggcccagccaggaccaggagcagcagcagcgccggccccttcccgcctgctcctgccttggctcccaagggctttttccagctcagttctggagcagagcaaccagctcccacagctggctgactgctcagggcccgcctgtgctgccctgagccagccctcagaggaagaaaggatcgggttccagcgctgttttcaacactcttttactcaccctgaggtgacaggaggaggctgctggtgcctttgccttgggaattgcagatcatggctgctcttggccctcttctgcttgcaacctgaattttatccataaaactgcaaatgcctctttcagttggtgctacccatgGTGCTCTCATGAcaatgaagtcagtatttttgtcacaggtgttatgtttgcccaattatcccatcataaaaaaacccccaaacaataataaaagtagtaacaattttaattaaatagttaaaatttaaaaaaatataaaattgaatacaatataatttaattaaaataagggataatttggttccaataatagcacataagcaaaagatactgcagggtacggagggcagacttcaatgacccttgccacttcacgtacaagcttgccaagtgaaagtcaccccttatttGCCGTGTGTCAAtatcatctcctcccattttcggttcatcatatctctatctccgcccttattaccacctttaccacgcatgcgccaccactcagtttggtggtcgcacaagtctttgggggtcgttttggatgaagacctctcctcttcctctttgttcCTTAATTCACCTtagggttacacatgcgcaccaagccagtacaatgtaagccaagactaacgtatcactacatctacatatcaaggcaataaatcccttataattagcatttcctgggacccaaccgggTTGTtgttcatttttagcaactgtatcttcagcttctttcctgtagtccttgaaaacatctgctgggaaggggtgggggtggagcccctcctctccctctcttctttggcattataACTTTTTAACTAATTTATTATtctaaaatattaattactgtatcaattactgtttcaatttttatcagcatgaatcatacctatttatcacacaggcataaagatcagcagatactggaatgcccaccagcctctgaacactaagatgaggggaattaaagcttcacaggccacatttgcggtgctcaaacatagccctgttgctggcattgttgaaatagaataaactgacagaggccagCATAGAAATTGCCTCTGCAAtgtggaattaaattaaaaaatccaccaggagaaacagaaaccagaacttctcgacttgtttcattgctccttcccagcagcaggaaatgcagatgcccagaggtgttttgcactgctgctgcccccagtttgagcccaggctctgcccagtcccagcaggaacttgagcccagcccagggcactcagCGCACGCgaggccaggcccagagccccgggcacagccgcccattgcggggcagtgaAACAGACGGAATGTCCTttggcccaaacctcctgctcctgccacacagtgccagccttctccccctcctcctcctctcccagcacagcacaaattccagctcagaggaggcttccccagacagggctctggctcctgttccagcctgagtgtccctgcagaggaacagggcatctttcaggcacttccacaagctcacgcTTCACACTTCCTGGGGAATATTGGATGGaaatggccttgctaagaaaGCCAAAAGACGAGGGAATAGATTAGTAATTATtagaaaaaatcatccttcttcCAGGAAAGGTTCACccggtcattccctgcatttctctttttcagattctttcagtcagctACTCTGAGAGGTccatcttgttctggtgcttatcattaactgattgtgctcttgatttatgcaccaaggcaccagatgtggaatcatccacactgaattcagaaacaaactccctctgtcagagcatcttcacattccagataattttcaagatgtccagtgacaggttggaatgatcatcacacagctctccacttgtggctgcaggctctggagattctttctctgcattcagccaggcttgtattccctaacaattctttgtaccacctcctattttcttagcctggaacagtaacaatgaaaaccttacccatagcataactccccagtccaccaggaaaagaaaggacaagttgtcaagtcctCAAAacttttgtcctgctttgctgcaagagtcctgctgcacgcagtgtggaaagccaagagaagctgcaggtggtggcacatcttgtgacaagaTCTCGACCCCACTCTCCGggaaaggtttttgaaaagagcagacaggatcacagagaagattcctggaaaactgaaccagctttccagaagtgaaatgaaaatggaaagaaatcatctgaaatgttttcctcagtttatttctatgctccccttttccatcttacactatttctccatgccatgagttctaaatgcatctcacctctaagatcaatgacttagcgagttttagacacactAAAATACCGTGACctgcacagtttgccttcccctgtttttgttagaAAGCAACGCTGGAGACATAAGTGCAGCGCTTGGGTCGGGcatgaatcctgcaggcagggaatgtgccctggcagtgtgtgatcctcagcagggacaatgctcagcaatcctgcaggcagggaatgtgccccggcagtgtgtgaccctcagcaggaacaatgctcagcaatgctgcaggcagggaatgtgccccggcagtttctgaccctcagcagggacaatgctcagcaatcctgcaggcagagattgtgccccggcagtgtgtgaccctcagcagggacaatgatcagcaatcctgcaggcaaagattgtgccccggcagtgtgtgaccctcagcagggacaatgctcagcagcgttgctgtgctcggtctccatggaaccatgccaggagcagctgctgagctcagaagccatcgcagcccccgccctgctccagagccccttggcagggtgggctcctgccctggctctgtgtgccaggagccggcagcgctgggtgcagggagcccagggagggcacagaaatgctgggtgagaaatgctggggcacagcgagatgggcgagtgcagcccgccagggcagaggagcagcacgcacagggggcacagcctgcaggacagatggccaaggggagaaaacaacaaactgctcaggagggtggagaacaaacttgtagttgcaaacttcagagaatgagataCTTGGGAATTCTGAAACAACaaggaattacagtaaatcacttgacaaagcactgattgagcacactctaacctgtccaacttcaagtcatgcatattttgagaagaggaagtcaggaggagagggagagagatccacagtcagcctTGGATCCAGTgtcatctcagctgctgtgagctctggggccgtgggacgtgtcagtgtcacacccctgtcacagcctgacctgctctggtccctctctcaggtggggttttcagggtgccaggggcttggcagccactttggggctgggccagaggctgcagtggctggggtggggcagtgaccaccccatctttgcagaactctccctgccccaaacacacactggagatgtctggggccgttcatcatttctttgctctccagcaccgaggcaacggactctggatacagctctgagctcgtgcccaaggcaaccacccctggcaatggggcttcatggagctgctctcaggaaagacccccaagagctggggagtgccccaaaactgcctcagaaacatgagatactccaaaatctcttcaggaatgtggattattcAAGCACTCattcagtaatgggctccccttCCCTTCATCATTCCCAAACTTTGGCTGcctcattccagaccccaacccacctccccagtcccaatcccaacccatcccaccactcctggacaTTATGgcccccttcccaagccataattcccccatttcccacctcccaaatcccatcccacccatcctgccctgcctaattcccatctcaaccctcctgatttgaaggccactttgctcaatccccttccaaccccattccccaccaaagagctgtggaatccaggaattttggggtgggattgagtagttttcaatGGCaatgaggtgacagattgaaccctcttgtctctttcagtgccaagaaagggaaacaagtacaTCAAATACCCCCAAtttctcccaattatctccctgaatcccagattgccctgaaacacaagtaaaaagtgaggctttagatgccattgatgaatttattgagttttaccccaattttctctgttttaaagggatgaagatgaatccaaagaaaattagggtcaAAACAAAAGAATGTCCAGCTGCCTTCCCAATGCAGATCACCAGGAATGTGGAtcgccagggctctgaccaacgtgggtcctcccatgggggatgaagctggagcagtgcatgaagctccccctgcagctggggcactcacagggctgcccttaccggtggctccgttggtgtcgggtaaagaacgagcggtctgagaagctcttcccacactggggacactcacagcgcctctccccggtgtggatgcgccggtgggtgacgagggtggatCTGTGCCTGAAGTCCATCCCGCAGTTGgagcagcggaagggcctctcctcggtgtgaatgCGCTCATGTACAAGGAGGtgggtgtgaaacctcttctgacacttgggacactcgtagggcctctccccagtgtggaaccTCTGGTGGACAACCAGGTTGGACCTGTGGCTGAAGTtcatcccacattccaagcacttgtagggccgttccccagtgtggatcctctggtggcagatcaggttgaatctcttcctgaagctcttcccacactccaagcactcatagggcctcttgctggcatgaagctgctcatgggccaccagctctgagctctggctgaagctctgtccaccttcctggttcAGGGTGGGTCTTTTCTCCTCAgaccaccctgggctgggtttgcagcccctccttgtgcgggattgccggggcttttcctccacattgcgttcctgcactgtggagctgctcaaaacagcctcttccatgaggtttgtccctggggatttttcctccctggtctccatcctcagctccttccctgggggaggaaggacaaggagaggatgggatttgcctccaggCCACCcgaaaggggaaggagatccccccagtgcatccccagctgggcagggttGGCAGCAaggctgtcctgcagctgggggctgtgctgggctgggagatggagcaggagagaggggcaaaggggcactgactttctcctcacctgcctgggtgtcctgaggcatcttcctcttcctccaagccttctcctcctccatattgtcaaggtttgggaatggaaaatcctggtttggggaaaaacaaggtgtgaatgccttgggttggggattcctccgACTCAAGTCCATCActagaagtcatctggtgtccataaaatccttcaaaaatcaagagtgaatcacaaaaagccaccaggattttcccatttccagtctctggggttctggtggtcctcTGTCTCAGGGCTGTTGGAGATCccatgggcactgggaattccccctctccagggtcctgcttagggatgctggggggttttggggtccccttctccagcctcaccccagtTCTGTCACTAGGGgctctcccctcttcccaccaccctgtcctggtttagggcaaatttgggagaaaatctccaaaagcgtttcctctagaaagcagattcaagcggcccctcccccaaccaggtcgagaaaatatttccatggagaaaaggggaaaaacctgtttatttaacaggcaaagcattcaccagcacaaaaaatgaacaatattaaaaaataaaatctcttgccgctccaaaagagatgacaaactcagaaagtccctccgtgggctgtagctcagctcactcagtctcttatcagtctcttatcagtctgttaacggcccctccagcactggaactgccgcagcccaggctcagcctggtgggccacaggtgtgaggtgCTGGTGGTGTTCTCGGTGTTtgtgcagagcaggtttaaacagctccaaagaaaaagaaaaatcacagttgggggaacttctctgcctcagcgagctaaaactaactaaaagcaaaggagagctctgtcctgctatCTGTCCAactgcagacaactgataccttaggttttaattctgttttgatgtgcagcttttagctttatattaagtgttactgggatcttttcacagggtggtgaagacaaaacaatcctgttctagctggagactcaaggacaatctcttaaaacttcaggcccaaagcataaacaacgtgaaaagaggagggtggccaagcaagcaaggaggatgaagCTATTAATTGGTCAGTTAATTCCTATATGCAAATGGACTGAAACTTATAAatatgtgagatctcatgaccaagccctcttttgctcccatcttagAGCCATTGATGTagaggcacagctgtggctccggtactgccagggtgtggcctttgaaggcacttcagtaaaaatccacttcaTTCCTCTTAGCTCCGTCTTaactctgttccagctccttaaggcatcacaacaggcCAGGAGCCGGAATgcagaggagtgagtgcagtgtatgaaaacaaacaactgctcttcctcctccccttcgctctcagaaccagccttcaaggtgcagaactcatttctgggctaaacagaccgatgggggtacgagcatcatgaagtcaccccaggacacgcccctgtcagggtcaggggtcccgtccccgcctcatctccgggctgccgggggtcccccagctccggtatcgccccttcccctctccccgccccggggtcccccgttccacagccccgggtctcacggggatccccaaaaccaatgtcccgccccgtcggtaccgggccatccccacgtggacccccgggaccctcccgaggggcgatcgcggctcctctgcccccgaaaaagctcctcttggggagcccggagatatccggggctcgagtccgggatctgccggctcgaacactctccaaaaaatcctcctggagtcccctggctggagccggggcgagctcggcctccgccctcccctgcggctcggggctgggggcgatgctcccggggcagggggtgctgcaggctcggcgtgcgggcgctgcgagcgccgcgattctcccgctcccgctcccgctcctcctctccctcctcttcctcccgcatttcctccgctgccagcccggacccccctttcccaccgctctgccccgcggccccgcagcaccggctgctgggtgggggagcccccgatcggtcccagggctgggcaggggctcggggacccccccggggcggatccgtcccccggcccgagccccaaattccgctcgggggccgccgggctctgcgggcccgcctggcaaccggtgagtcatcggagagaaaagctctggttggctggaaattgtttaccgcgtcctctgattggctggaattgtaaaagGCGCTACACCCTGCGGGTGTTGCTGGGAGCTGCGGATTCCTGGCGGgagccttttcctgtttctttctgttctctgagacctctttcctttttctttctctctttgagacctcttcccgctttctttctctccctttctcctccccatttcttgttccgttcagtccacgctcaataatcgccggttgctttcccacgctctcattcggTCCTTCACTGGGgtagaggcgtctctccctcgcggggtcgtaatccatggacagggtcccttcccaccccagtccttccaggactcgcttctatttcctccctccctctgcttccagaggggaaggtgctggaaaatgtccatcaaagccacctttgctgtgtgctctgggagcccacagagctgctggatcttctccccttgggagagaagctccttgggaggcacggcaggaacaccaccctgggagcctcgggaatgcccctctgggatccacggcactcactgccagggtctggaattccagttctcagctatgaaaagatgttcctgcccttgagggcaaagctgtcaagaaggagccaaaagtggagcaggatcttacagtggcatttcactgcgagccttcataacttcccccatggttgttgtagctcctgaattgggaattaaatctgggCACGGTCAttggtgtgagctgccctgggtcaagggagacactgagagagaaacagagcaggcaaagagaggcaggagagaaaggagggcacaaacacactcagctgagaaggtggcactctgaaaacagaccagaactgactgaaaaggaatataacagaaaggaataattttgcaccttttatttactatcaaaatacaatttcttccccttctcacaaacctcttgccagtgtcattcagcagggctgtcagaaaatccttcattctgggtggatcttccaggctgcagccacaaggaaagagggaatggggattttcctgctcctggggagtttgacatcctcagctgaggagaggaggaggcaccaaaaggaaagggcagctgggcttcacccttccacaggaaaaacgggggagggaatctctcatcctgtctgctgctgctcccacagggatgtgaggactgatcccagagccccaagggtcacagtcagggctgccctcagggaatgctcacctggtattGAGGGCCAGCGTGGGAGCatgttatggtttgacactggcacaatgccagtgcccccatgaaaattccctctccctggcatctgctgtgaggtggtacccgggaataagaaaagcaggctcctgcttagggaaaaaaggggaaaaaaaaactttattaactaaactacaaaaaactaaaccacaaaagaaaaaaaaaaaaaaacagaaaacacaaggcaaatgaaaactacacagaaacacttccccctcctcctccagatccccagtacaattacatttcccaaaattatccacactcggtctggcaccaccctttagaaaatcaaatcttcagctcatgaagattagacggagtccttccttgtgccacggacttcttgtcacaattagcaccgcccggagtcctgctatctcgtgacatctcctttccatgccaaggtgctctcaccaccaggcatgggatggggcagaggcctgctttcagggtggaccatttaaggatgcctcgtctcgttccaagcagagcacactctcatctctgggacctttgtcccccccatttcttctacaccccctggggccgaggggtctcaacaccgaactctcctggctccgagcctctgcttccccctgcaatgcagcctctgtatcaccaggaaacagtccatggatatacaacaaaagagtccagcaaaattgccactccatcttcctccattccttcaacatctctctttctctttgccagagccccttactggcctgtttcttccttcatcctccactcttatcccttttctaggaaaggtaatgttctgtgaagttttcattatccacaagggttaaaagctctcccaagcagctgggctgctcgctgccccccgccccttctcctcccagccgtgctgccagcacatgataccaagtttcaaggtaacagttcaagcacaggctgcattctctctccgtctccaaaaggagggggggggggggtaaacaggtcgctcagtgcccctccacccttccacctggtccggcctaccgtagatgggccacgtggctttcccctcccccagcccagccagcaactgggccggaggagagacccaactccttcccactggaaatccaaagagagctctgaaggacaagagccctgcttctaactccttgggtttgtggtctcaagaggcggatccaatgccccactggtcaaaccaggtgctcatcttaaaatccgaacacccattggtgaccacagcaaaaacaacatatcccagatgtcccatttccagtcaaaccacgacagagcacctggatcttggggcacccagctgtcccccatgtttggaggtgcctgaggagggctgggacaacgcCCTCCTGCCAatcagggacatcctgcagtgacatcccccctgtcctgccctgggtgagctcagtcccaaacctgaccctgatcctggtctcaatctcactccatgtttagacacactcacagttctgtatttaatctcatcccagtgccagacttgccTAGCcgcagacccaatcccaaccccagccctaaagccaatcccatgtccagctttaaccccaatcccagctctaatccaaatctcagccccaactccaatcccagccccaattccagccccttcctaaaccctcagccccaaaccaaatcccaggttcagcccttctgggggttt
The nucleotide sequence above comes from Melospiza melodia melodia isolate bMelMel2 unplaced genomic scaffold, bMelMel2.pri scaffold_35, whole genome shotgun sequence. Encoded proteins:
- the LOC134434390 gene encoding zinc finger protein 239-like → MEEEKAWRKRKMPQDTQAGKELRMETREEKSPGTNLMEEAVLSSSTVQERNVEEKPRQSRTRRGCKPSPGWSEEKRPTLNQEGGQSFSQSSELVAHEQLHASKRPYECLECGKSFRKRFNLICHQRIHTGERPYKCLECGMNFSHRSNLVVHQRFHTGERPYECPKCQKRFHTHLLVHERIHTEERPFRCSNCGMDFRHRSTLVTHRRIHTGERRCECPQCGKSFSDRSFFTRHQRSHR